Proteins encoded by one window of Cloeon dipterum chromosome 4, ieCloDipt1.1, whole genome shotgun sequence:
- the Fas2 gene encoding fasciclin-2 isoform X5 — MRQLRILAATFLLISAQGAVSQNVGLAIQPTDPVQVKPVNQAVLLTCKPTAQKELFTDLKWTDPRGEIVRQDKQQGQAVYTETLGTDGTLALIIRNLKESEAGVYSCSATYANSEKFVKNVTIETYVAITWEDAPSEQYPILHSDYKVKCKVHANPAPIVDWFKNNDAISTTDRYVIEANGLLIRRVTEADDGVYTCRAIVMNTGEYQERHIKVEVHTPPSFEEMPAEAEVVEGDSGSLTCRAKGKPSPTYTWIKGDTREELSNSLRFSTNPLTGILSISPAEKNDRGKYICKAKNAAGEVQRPVELGVVVRPHIDELINISLPAGSNEAHLKCVVSGWPLPHVTFQRVGSNERFTNGVQENDDRIVLEQERLPPTVPGGEERTQGHLTITDVVKSDDGLYACIATNKGGEALKNGHITVEFAPTFALTPLKEAWSWDNHPVNISCIAESIPNATITWRLNEREIDRDGNIKQIGNGPGSILQIIPIDRRYYGVYKCVGKNIHGEAQHDILLREAHPPSEILQAKREVITATTITFTFIGPSNDGGLPVRSYAVQYREGGRNWDEALNKTWPVDSPYILEGLEPQKSYSFRFSARNDVGFGNWAAEDYVTMPKRSSPEEPKIIATQVLDGVIMSPYLDRFELRWRIPPDNGEPIDLYEVKYCEARNSSDGWISEGNCRDLELPSSGPPSFHVTKVKPNTHYKVELRARNIIGYSVPGQAIFKTARDPTKTGPEPITEAREPVLSSSALVGIVVAGLFVLFVIVDISCFIFNKTGLTYMVTSGCGSKDRMDSEINRSAEKEPLKGPVVLINDDSLTKETEVEYDAKGDGTRVTIVPPRHSAV; from the exons GCGCCGTCAGCCAAAACGTAGGACTCGCCATCCAGCCGACAGACCCTGTGCAAGTGAAGCCGGTGAACCAAGCAGTGCTGCTGACGTGCAAGCCCACCGCACAGAAGGAGCTTTTCACCGATCTCAAGTGGACCGACCCTCGTGGCGAAATCGTCAGGCAGGACAA GCAACAAGGGCAGGCTGTCTACACTGAGACGCTGGGCACTGACGGCACGCTCGCGCTAATCATCAGAAACTTGAAGGAGTCGGAGGCCGGGGTCTATTCGTGCTCGGCAACCTACGCCAACTCGGAGAAGTTCGTTAAGAACGTCACCATTGAAACTTACG ttgCGATTACCTGGGAGGATGCGCCGAGTGAGCAGTACCCGATTTTGCATTCTGACTACAAGGTTAAGTGCAAAGTTCACGCAAATCCAGCGCCGATTGTTGACTGGTTCAAGAATAATGATGCCATCAGTACTA ctgaCAGATATGTGATCGAAGCGAACGGCCTGCTCATTAGACGAGTCACAGAGGCTGACGATGGAGTGTACACGTGCAGAGCGATTGTGATGAACACAGGAGAGTACCAGGAGAGGCACATCAAGGTGGAAGTGCACACGCCGCCCTCATTTGAAGAAATGCCGGCGGAGGCTGAAGTCGTTGAGGGCGACTCGGGAAGCCTCACCTGCAGGGCCAAGGGCAAGCCCAGCCCCACCTACACCTGGATCAAGGGAGACACACGCGAAGAACTTTCCAACAGTCTCAG atTTTCAACCAACCCTCTAACCGGGATACTGAGCATCAGCCCTGCTGAGAAAAACGACAGAGGAAAGTACATCTGCAAAGCAAAGAACGCGGCTGGAGAAGTCCAGCGCCCGGTGGAGCTCGGCGTGGTGGTCCGCCCGCACATTGACGAGCTCATTAACATCTCGCTGCCCGCCGGCTCCAACGAGGCGCACCTCAAATGCGTCGTTTCTGGATGGCCTCTGCCCCACGTGACTTTCCAACGAGTTGGATCTAACGAAAG GTTCACAAATGGAGTGCAAGAAAACGACGACCGCATTGTTCTGGAGCAGGAGAGGCTGCCTCCGACGGTGCCGGGCGGTGAAGAGAGGACCCAAGGCCACCTAACCATCACGGACGTCGTCAAGTCTGACGATGGACTGTACGCCTGCATTGCCACTAACAAGGGTGGAGAGGCGCTCAAAAACGGACACATCACAGTCGAGTTCGCGCCCACGTTTGCTTTGACGCCGCTGAAGGAGGCCTGGAGCTGGGACAACCATCCAGTAAATATTTCCTGCATTGCTGAGTCGATCCCCAACGCCACCATCACGTGGCGGCTGAATGAAAGGGAAATCGACAGAGATGGAAACATCAAGCAGATTGGAAATGGACCAGGAAGCATTCTTCAg ATTATTCCAATCGATCGCCGCTACTATGGAGTGTACAAGTGCGTGGGAAAGAACATCCACGGAGAAGCGCAACATGACATTTTGCTTCGTGAAGCGCATCCTCCTTCAGAGATTCTGCAAGCCAAGCGAGAGGTCATCACTG CCACTACGATCACTTTCACTTTCATTGGACCCAGCAACGACGGTGGCTTACCAGTCAGATCATATGCTGTCCAGTACCGAGAGGGTGGACGCAATTGGGACGAGGCCCTCAACAAAACCTGGCCAGTTG ACTCACCGTACATCCTGGAAGGTCTGGAGCCACAAAAGTCGTACAGCTTCCGCTTCTCAGCCAGAAATGATGTAGGCTTTGGAAACTGGGCCGCCGAGGACTACGTGACCATGCCCAAGAGGTCGAGCCCTGAAGAGCCGAAAATCATTGCAACCCAAGTGCTGGATGGCGTCATTATGTCGCCGTATCTTGACAGATTTGAGCTCAGGTGGAGAATTCCTCCAGACAATGGAGAGCCCATTGATCTCTATGAAGTCAAGTACTGTGAG GCGAGAAACTCGAGCGATGGCTGGATCTCTGAGGGAAACTGCAGAGACCTGGAGCTCCCCTCGAGCGGCCCACCGAGCTTCCACGTGACCAAAGTGAAACCCAATACTCACTACAAAGTAGAGCTAAGGGCCCGAAACATTATTGGCTACTCTGTGCCAGGCCAGGCCATCTTCAAGACTGCCAGAG ACCCCACAAAGACAG GTCCAGAGCCGATTACGGAAGCGCGAGAACCGGTCCTCAGCAGCAGCGCCTTGGTCGGGATCGTCGTGGCCGGCCTCTTTGTGCTCTTTGTCATTGTGGACATCTCTTGCTTCATCTTTAACAAAACAG GTCTGACGTACATGGTTACAAGCGGATGTGGCTCAAAGGATAGGATGGATTCCGAAATTAACAGGAG CGCAGAAAAGGAGCCTCTGAAGGGGCCAGTGGTGCTGATCAACGACGACAGCCTGACCAAGGAGACCGAGGTGGAGTACGACGCCAAAGGCGACGGCACCCGTGTCACGATTGTTCCTCCACGCCACTCAGCTGTTTAA